The Falco rusticolus isolate bFalRus1 chromosome 5, bFalRus1.pri, whole genome shotgun sequence genome has a segment encoding these proteins:
- the L3MBTL2 gene encoding lethal(3)malignant brain tumor-like protein 2 isoform X3, protein MEEEGDDDEDDDELDIFGGYESFQGYNSSMGSDSSSCLDESSDDEAADREAGELPTSPVHQLSTSRLTEDSGSEPAVCEMCGIVGTREAFFSKTKRFCSVSCSRSYSSNSKKASILARLQGKPPTKKAKVLHKAAWSAKIGAFLHSQGTGQLADGTLTGQDALVLGFDWGKYLQEHGFKAAPVSCFKHVPLFDQWDDVVKGMKVEVLNSDAVLPSRVYWIASVIQTVGYRALLRYEGFENDAGHDFWCNLGTVDIHPIGWCAINSKILVPPQTIHAKYTDWRSYLMKKLVGARTIPVDFHIKMAESMKYPFRQGMRVEVVDKNHVSRTRMAVVDTVIGGRLRLLYEDGDSDDDFWCHMWSPLIHPVGWSRRVGHSMKKTEEKRSDMANHPTFRKIYCDAVPYLFKKVRAVYAEGGWFEEGMKLEAIDPLNLGNICVATVCKVLLDGYLMISIDGATSADGSDWFCYHASSHAIFPVNFCQKNSIDLTPPKGQDAKTFSWESYLEKTKSRPVPARLFNTDCPNHGFKAGMKVEAVDLMEPRLICVATVKRVVHRLLSIHFDGWDNEYDQWVDCESPDIYPVGWCELTGYQLQPPVVPEPTTPVKAKEVPKKKKKPYGKKRKKLPAKTRNIKQTVKKPPATKTKREAKAASKALPEPAPDEIIAVQVKEETIDPSVAEFGATELPVPVSSIKQEVTD, encoded by the exons atggaggaggaaggtgatGACGATGAGGACGATGATGAATTGGACATCTTTGGGGGTTATGAGAGCTTCCAGGGCTACAACAGCAGCAtgggcagtgacagcagctccTGTCTGGATGAATCTAGTGATGATGAGGCGGCAGACCGGGAAGCTGGAGAGCTTCCGACCTCTCCTGTGCACCAGCTGTCCACAAGCCGACTCACAGAGGACAGCGGCTCAGAGCCAG CTGTGTGCGAGATGTGTGGGATTGTGGGCACCAGGGAGGCTTTCTTTTCCAAGACCAAACGTTTCTGCAGTGTCTCCTGCTCCAGAAGCTACTCGTCAAACTCCAAGAAGGCCAGCATCCTGGCCAGACTGCAG GGGAAGCCACCAACGAAGAAAGCTAAAGTTCTGCATAAGGCAGCCTGGTCAGCCAAGATCGGGGCCTTCCTCCATTCTcaaggcacagggcagctggcagATGGGACACTGACAGGCCAGGATG CACTCGTATTGGGCTTTGACTGGGGAAAGTACCTGCAGGAGCACGGCTTCAAGGCAGCACCTGTCAGCTGCTTCAAACAC GTGCCGCTCTTTGATCAGTGGGATGATGTGGTGAAAGGTATGAAAGTGGAAGTGCTGAACAGTGACGCCGTGCTCCCCAGCCGTGTGTACTGGATTGCATCTGTCATCCAGACTGTAG GGTACAGGGCCCTTCTACGATATGAGGGCTTTGAGAATGATGCTGGGCATGACTTCTGGTGCAATTTGGGCACAGTGGATATTCACCCTATTGGCTGGTGTGCCATCAACAGCAAAATCCTGGTACCACCACAAA CTATCCATGCCAAGTACACTGACTGGAGAAGTTATCTCATGAAAAAGCTGGTGGGAGCCAGGACCATCCCAGTGGATTTCCACATCAAG ATGGCAGAGAGCATGAAGTACCCGTTCCGGCAGGGCATGCGGGTGGAGGTGGTGGATAAGAACCATGTGTCCCGGACACGCATGGCGGTGGTGGACACGGTGATTGGGGGCAGACTGAGACTCCTCTATGAGGATGGCGACAGTGATGATGACTTCTGGTGCCACATGTGGAGTCCCCTTATCCATCCTGTGGGCTGGTCACGGAGAGTGGGCCACAGCATGAAGAAAACAG AGGAAAAACGCAGTGACATGGCAAATCATCCCACCTTCCGGAAGATTTACTGTGATGCTGTCCCCTATCTGTTTAAGAAG GTACGAGCTGTCTATGCTGAAGGTGGGTGGTTTGAGGAAGGCATGAAACTGGAGGCCATTGACCCCCTGAATCTGGGCAACATTTGTGTGGCTACTGTTTGCAAG GTCCTCTTGGATGGGTATCTCATGATCAGCATTGATGGAGCCACATCTGCTGATGGCTCTGACTGGTTCTGCTATCATGCCTCCTCACACGCCATCTTCCCTGTCAACTTCTGCCAGAAGAACAGCATCGATCTGACCCCTCCAAAAG ggcaAGATGCAAAGACCTTCAGCTGGGAGAGTTACCTGGAAAAGACTAAGTCAAGACCTGTTCCTGCACGGCTCTTCAACACA GACTGCCCAAACCATGGCTTCAAGGCAGGCATGAAGGTGGAAGCAGTGGACCTGATGGAGCCCCGGCTCATCTGCGTGGCCACAGTGAAGCGTGTAGTCCACCGTCTCCTTAGCATTCATTTTGATGGCTGGGACAATGAGTATGACCAGTGGGTGGACTGCGAGTCTCCAGACATTTATCCTGTGGGGTGGTGCGAGCTGACAGGCTACCAGCTTCAACCACCTGTTGTTCCAG AGCCCACAACTCCAGTGAAGGCCAAGGAGGTGcccaagaagaagaagaaacccTATGGAAAGAAGA gaaaaaagttaccTGCCAAAACCCGCAACATCAAGCAGACTGTCAAGAAGCCTCCTGCCACAAAGACGAAACGAGAAGCAAAAGCTGCCAGCAAAGCTTTGCCAGAGCCAGCACCTGATGAGA TCATTGCTGTGCAGGTAAAAGAAGAAACGATCGACCCCTCAGTGGCAGAGTTTGGAGCCACAGAGCTTCCTGTTCCGGTCAGCAGCATAAAGCAGGAGGTCACAGACTGA
- the L3MBTL2 gene encoding lethal(3)malignant brain tumor-like protein 2 isoform X4 has protein sequence MEQERGEVRLVSTFCHKTLERMEEEGDDDEDDDELDIFGGYESFQGYNSSMGSDSSSCLDESSDDEAADREAGELPTSPVHQLSTSRLTEDSGSEPAVCEMCGIVGTREAFFSKTKRFCSVSCSRSYSSNSKKASILARLQGKPPTKKAKVLHKAAWSAKIGAFLHSQGTGQLADGTLTGQDALVLGFDWGKYLQEHGFKAAPVSCFKHVPLFDQWDDVVKGMKVEVLNSDAVLPSRVYWIASVIQTVGYRALLRYEGFENDAGHDFWCNLGTVDIHPIGWCAINSKILVPPQTIHAKYTDWRSYLMKKLVGARTIPVDFHIKMAESMKYPFRQGMRVEVVDKNHVSRTRMAVVDTVIGGRLRLLYEDGDSDDDFWCHMWSPLIHPVGWSRRVGHSMKKTEEKRSDMANHPTFRKIYCDAVPYLFKKVRAVYAEGGWFEEGMKLEAIDPLNLGNICVATVCKVLLDGYLMISIDGATSADGSDWFCYHASSHAIFPVNFCQKNSIDLTPPKGQDAKTFSWESYLEKTKSRPVPARLFNTDCPNHGFKAGMKVEAVDLMEPRLICVATVKRVVHRLLSIHFDGWDNEYDQWVDCESPDIYPVGWCELTGYQLQPPVVPGKKLPAKTRNIKQTVKKPPATKTKREAKAASKALPEPAPDEIIAVQVKEETIDPSVAEFGATELPVPVSSIKQEVTD, from the exons ATGGAGCAGGAGCGCGGGGAGGTGAGG TTGGTGTCTACCTTCTGCCACAAAACTCTGGAGCggatggaggaggaaggtgatGACGATGAGGACGATGATGAATTGGACATCTTTGGGGGTTATGAGAGCTTCCAGGGCTACAACAGCAGCAtgggcagtgacagcagctccTGTCTGGATGAATCTAGTGATGATGAGGCGGCAGACCGGGAAGCTGGAGAGCTTCCGACCTCTCCTGTGCACCAGCTGTCCACAAGCCGACTCACAGAGGACAGCGGCTCAGAGCCAG CTGTGTGCGAGATGTGTGGGATTGTGGGCACCAGGGAGGCTTTCTTTTCCAAGACCAAACGTTTCTGCAGTGTCTCCTGCTCCAGAAGCTACTCGTCAAACTCCAAGAAGGCCAGCATCCTGGCCAGACTGCAG GGGAAGCCACCAACGAAGAAAGCTAAAGTTCTGCATAAGGCAGCCTGGTCAGCCAAGATCGGGGCCTTCCTCCATTCTcaaggcacagggcagctggcagATGGGACACTGACAGGCCAGGATG CACTCGTATTGGGCTTTGACTGGGGAAAGTACCTGCAGGAGCACGGCTTCAAGGCAGCACCTGTCAGCTGCTTCAAACAC GTGCCGCTCTTTGATCAGTGGGATGATGTGGTGAAAGGTATGAAAGTGGAAGTGCTGAACAGTGACGCCGTGCTCCCCAGCCGTGTGTACTGGATTGCATCTGTCATCCAGACTGTAG GGTACAGGGCCCTTCTACGATATGAGGGCTTTGAGAATGATGCTGGGCATGACTTCTGGTGCAATTTGGGCACAGTGGATATTCACCCTATTGGCTGGTGTGCCATCAACAGCAAAATCCTGGTACCACCACAAA CTATCCATGCCAAGTACACTGACTGGAGAAGTTATCTCATGAAAAAGCTGGTGGGAGCCAGGACCATCCCAGTGGATTTCCACATCAAG ATGGCAGAGAGCATGAAGTACCCGTTCCGGCAGGGCATGCGGGTGGAGGTGGTGGATAAGAACCATGTGTCCCGGACACGCATGGCGGTGGTGGACACGGTGATTGGGGGCAGACTGAGACTCCTCTATGAGGATGGCGACAGTGATGATGACTTCTGGTGCCACATGTGGAGTCCCCTTATCCATCCTGTGGGCTGGTCACGGAGAGTGGGCCACAGCATGAAGAAAACAG AGGAAAAACGCAGTGACATGGCAAATCATCCCACCTTCCGGAAGATTTACTGTGATGCTGTCCCCTATCTGTTTAAGAAG GTACGAGCTGTCTATGCTGAAGGTGGGTGGTTTGAGGAAGGCATGAAACTGGAGGCCATTGACCCCCTGAATCTGGGCAACATTTGTGTGGCTACTGTTTGCAAG GTCCTCTTGGATGGGTATCTCATGATCAGCATTGATGGAGCCACATCTGCTGATGGCTCTGACTGGTTCTGCTATCATGCCTCCTCACACGCCATCTTCCCTGTCAACTTCTGCCAGAAGAACAGCATCGATCTGACCCCTCCAAAAG ggcaAGATGCAAAGACCTTCAGCTGGGAGAGTTACCTGGAAAAGACTAAGTCAAGACCTGTTCCTGCACGGCTCTTCAACACA GACTGCCCAAACCATGGCTTCAAGGCAGGCATGAAGGTGGAAGCAGTGGACCTGATGGAGCCCCGGCTCATCTGCGTGGCCACAGTGAAGCGTGTAGTCCACCGTCTCCTTAGCATTCATTTTGATGGCTGGGACAATGAGTATGACCAGTGGGTGGACTGCGAGTCTCCAGACATTTATCCTGTGGGGTGGTGCGAGCTGACAGGCTACCAGCTTCAACCACCTGTTGTTCCAG gaaaaaagttaccTGCCAAAACCCGCAACATCAAGCAGACTGTCAAGAAGCCTCCTGCCACAAAGACGAAACGAGAAGCAAAAGCTGCCAGCAAAGCTTTGCCAGAGCCAGCACCTGATGAGA TCATTGCTGTGCAGGTAAAAGAAGAAACGATCGACCCCTCAGTGGCAGAGTTTGGAGCCACAGAGCTTCCTGTTCCGGTCAGCAGCATAAAGCAGGAGGTCACAGACTGA
- the L3MBTL2 gene encoding lethal(3)malignant brain tumor-like protein 2 isoform X1, with translation MEQERGEVRLVSTFCHKTLERMEEEGDDDEDDDELDIFGGYESFQGYNSSMGSDSSSCLDESSDDEAADREAGELPTSPVHQLSTSRLTEDSGSEPAVCEMCGIVGTREAFFSKTKRFCSVSCSRSYSSNSKKASILARLQGKPPTKKAKVLHKAAWSAKIGAFLHSQGTGQLADGTLTGQDALVLGFDWGKYLQEHGFKAAPVSCFKHVPLFDQWDDVVKGMKVEVLNSDAVLPSRVYWIASVIQTVGYRALLRYEGFENDAGHDFWCNLGTVDIHPIGWCAINSKILVPPQTIHAKYTDWRSYLMKKLVGARTIPVDFHIKMAESMKYPFRQGMRVEVVDKNHVSRTRMAVVDTVIGGRLRLLYEDGDSDDDFWCHMWSPLIHPVGWSRRVGHSMKKTEEKRSDMANHPTFRKIYCDAVPYLFKKVRAVYAEGGWFEEGMKLEAIDPLNLGNICVATVCKVLLDGYLMISIDGATSADGSDWFCYHASSHAIFPVNFCQKNSIDLTPPKGQDAKTFSWESYLEKTKSRPVPARLFNTDCPNHGFKAGMKVEAVDLMEPRLICVATVKRVVHRLLSIHFDGWDNEYDQWVDCESPDIYPVGWCELTGYQLQPPVVPEPTTPVKAKEVPKKKKKPYGKKRKKLPAKTRNIKQTVKKPPATKTKREAKAASKALPEPAPDEIIAVQVKEETIDPSVAEFGATELPVPVSSIKQEVTD, from the exons ATGGAGCAGGAGCGCGGGGAGGTGAGG TTGGTGTCTACCTTCTGCCACAAAACTCTGGAGCggatggaggaggaaggtgatGACGATGAGGACGATGATGAATTGGACATCTTTGGGGGTTATGAGAGCTTCCAGGGCTACAACAGCAGCAtgggcagtgacagcagctccTGTCTGGATGAATCTAGTGATGATGAGGCGGCAGACCGGGAAGCTGGAGAGCTTCCGACCTCTCCTGTGCACCAGCTGTCCACAAGCCGACTCACAGAGGACAGCGGCTCAGAGCCAG CTGTGTGCGAGATGTGTGGGATTGTGGGCACCAGGGAGGCTTTCTTTTCCAAGACCAAACGTTTCTGCAGTGTCTCCTGCTCCAGAAGCTACTCGTCAAACTCCAAGAAGGCCAGCATCCTGGCCAGACTGCAG GGGAAGCCACCAACGAAGAAAGCTAAAGTTCTGCATAAGGCAGCCTGGTCAGCCAAGATCGGGGCCTTCCTCCATTCTcaaggcacagggcagctggcagATGGGACACTGACAGGCCAGGATG CACTCGTATTGGGCTTTGACTGGGGAAAGTACCTGCAGGAGCACGGCTTCAAGGCAGCACCTGTCAGCTGCTTCAAACAC GTGCCGCTCTTTGATCAGTGGGATGATGTGGTGAAAGGTATGAAAGTGGAAGTGCTGAACAGTGACGCCGTGCTCCCCAGCCGTGTGTACTGGATTGCATCTGTCATCCAGACTGTAG GGTACAGGGCCCTTCTACGATATGAGGGCTTTGAGAATGATGCTGGGCATGACTTCTGGTGCAATTTGGGCACAGTGGATATTCACCCTATTGGCTGGTGTGCCATCAACAGCAAAATCCTGGTACCACCACAAA CTATCCATGCCAAGTACACTGACTGGAGAAGTTATCTCATGAAAAAGCTGGTGGGAGCCAGGACCATCCCAGTGGATTTCCACATCAAG ATGGCAGAGAGCATGAAGTACCCGTTCCGGCAGGGCATGCGGGTGGAGGTGGTGGATAAGAACCATGTGTCCCGGACACGCATGGCGGTGGTGGACACGGTGATTGGGGGCAGACTGAGACTCCTCTATGAGGATGGCGACAGTGATGATGACTTCTGGTGCCACATGTGGAGTCCCCTTATCCATCCTGTGGGCTGGTCACGGAGAGTGGGCCACAGCATGAAGAAAACAG AGGAAAAACGCAGTGACATGGCAAATCATCCCACCTTCCGGAAGATTTACTGTGATGCTGTCCCCTATCTGTTTAAGAAG GTACGAGCTGTCTATGCTGAAGGTGGGTGGTTTGAGGAAGGCATGAAACTGGAGGCCATTGACCCCCTGAATCTGGGCAACATTTGTGTGGCTACTGTTTGCAAG GTCCTCTTGGATGGGTATCTCATGATCAGCATTGATGGAGCCACATCTGCTGATGGCTCTGACTGGTTCTGCTATCATGCCTCCTCACACGCCATCTTCCCTGTCAACTTCTGCCAGAAGAACAGCATCGATCTGACCCCTCCAAAAG ggcaAGATGCAAAGACCTTCAGCTGGGAGAGTTACCTGGAAAAGACTAAGTCAAGACCTGTTCCTGCACGGCTCTTCAACACA GACTGCCCAAACCATGGCTTCAAGGCAGGCATGAAGGTGGAAGCAGTGGACCTGATGGAGCCCCGGCTCATCTGCGTGGCCACAGTGAAGCGTGTAGTCCACCGTCTCCTTAGCATTCATTTTGATGGCTGGGACAATGAGTATGACCAGTGGGTGGACTGCGAGTCTCCAGACATTTATCCTGTGGGGTGGTGCGAGCTGACAGGCTACCAGCTTCAACCACCTGTTGTTCCAG AGCCCACAACTCCAGTGAAGGCCAAGGAGGTGcccaagaagaagaagaaacccTATGGAAAGAAGA gaaaaaagttaccTGCCAAAACCCGCAACATCAAGCAGACTGTCAAGAAGCCTCCTGCCACAAAGACGAAACGAGAAGCAAAAGCTGCCAGCAAAGCTTTGCCAGAGCCAGCACCTGATGAGA TCATTGCTGTGCAGGTAAAAGAAGAAACGATCGACCCCTCAGTGGCAGAGTTTGGAGCCACAGAGCTTCCTGTTCCGGTCAGCAGCATAAAGCAGGAGGTCACAGACTGA
- the L3MBTL2 gene encoding lethal(3)malignant brain tumor-like protein 2 isoform X2 codes for MEQERGELVSTFCHKTLERMEEEGDDDEDDDELDIFGGYESFQGYNSSMGSDSSSCLDESSDDEAADREAGELPTSPVHQLSTSRLTEDSGSEPAVCEMCGIVGTREAFFSKTKRFCSVSCSRSYSSNSKKASILARLQGKPPTKKAKVLHKAAWSAKIGAFLHSQGTGQLADGTLTGQDALVLGFDWGKYLQEHGFKAAPVSCFKHVPLFDQWDDVVKGMKVEVLNSDAVLPSRVYWIASVIQTVGYRALLRYEGFENDAGHDFWCNLGTVDIHPIGWCAINSKILVPPQTIHAKYTDWRSYLMKKLVGARTIPVDFHIKMAESMKYPFRQGMRVEVVDKNHVSRTRMAVVDTVIGGRLRLLYEDGDSDDDFWCHMWSPLIHPVGWSRRVGHSMKKTEEKRSDMANHPTFRKIYCDAVPYLFKKVRAVYAEGGWFEEGMKLEAIDPLNLGNICVATVCKVLLDGYLMISIDGATSADGSDWFCYHASSHAIFPVNFCQKNSIDLTPPKGQDAKTFSWESYLEKTKSRPVPARLFNTDCPNHGFKAGMKVEAVDLMEPRLICVATVKRVVHRLLSIHFDGWDNEYDQWVDCESPDIYPVGWCELTGYQLQPPVVPEPTTPVKAKEVPKKKKKPYGKKRKKLPAKTRNIKQTVKKPPATKTKREAKAASKALPEPAPDEIIAVQVKEETIDPSVAEFGATELPVPVSSIKQEVTD; via the exons ATGGAGCAGGAGCGCGGGGAG TTGGTGTCTACCTTCTGCCACAAAACTCTGGAGCggatggaggaggaaggtgatGACGATGAGGACGATGATGAATTGGACATCTTTGGGGGTTATGAGAGCTTCCAGGGCTACAACAGCAGCAtgggcagtgacagcagctccTGTCTGGATGAATCTAGTGATGATGAGGCGGCAGACCGGGAAGCTGGAGAGCTTCCGACCTCTCCTGTGCACCAGCTGTCCACAAGCCGACTCACAGAGGACAGCGGCTCAGAGCCAG CTGTGTGCGAGATGTGTGGGATTGTGGGCACCAGGGAGGCTTTCTTTTCCAAGACCAAACGTTTCTGCAGTGTCTCCTGCTCCAGAAGCTACTCGTCAAACTCCAAGAAGGCCAGCATCCTGGCCAGACTGCAG GGGAAGCCACCAACGAAGAAAGCTAAAGTTCTGCATAAGGCAGCCTGGTCAGCCAAGATCGGGGCCTTCCTCCATTCTcaaggcacagggcagctggcagATGGGACACTGACAGGCCAGGATG CACTCGTATTGGGCTTTGACTGGGGAAAGTACCTGCAGGAGCACGGCTTCAAGGCAGCACCTGTCAGCTGCTTCAAACAC GTGCCGCTCTTTGATCAGTGGGATGATGTGGTGAAAGGTATGAAAGTGGAAGTGCTGAACAGTGACGCCGTGCTCCCCAGCCGTGTGTACTGGATTGCATCTGTCATCCAGACTGTAG GGTACAGGGCCCTTCTACGATATGAGGGCTTTGAGAATGATGCTGGGCATGACTTCTGGTGCAATTTGGGCACAGTGGATATTCACCCTATTGGCTGGTGTGCCATCAACAGCAAAATCCTGGTACCACCACAAA CTATCCATGCCAAGTACACTGACTGGAGAAGTTATCTCATGAAAAAGCTGGTGGGAGCCAGGACCATCCCAGTGGATTTCCACATCAAG ATGGCAGAGAGCATGAAGTACCCGTTCCGGCAGGGCATGCGGGTGGAGGTGGTGGATAAGAACCATGTGTCCCGGACACGCATGGCGGTGGTGGACACGGTGATTGGGGGCAGACTGAGACTCCTCTATGAGGATGGCGACAGTGATGATGACTTCTGGTGCCACATGTGGAGTCCCCTTATCCATCCTGTGGGCTGGTCACGGAGAGTGGGCCACAGCATGAAGAAAACAG AGGAAAAACGCAGTGACATGGCAAATCATCCCACCTTCCGGAAGATTTACTGTGATGCTGTCCCCTATCTGTTTAAGAAG GTACGAGCTGTCTATGCTGAAGGTGGGTGGTTTGAGGAAGGCATGAAACTGGAGGCCATTGACCCCCTGAATCTGGGCAACATTTGTGTGGCTACTGTTTGCAAG GTCCTCTTGGATGGGTATCTCATGATCAGCATTGATGGAGCCACATCTGCTGATGGCTCTGACTGGTTCTGCTATCATGCCTCCTCACACGCCATCTTCCCTGTCAACTTCTGCCAGAAGAACAGCATCGATCTGACCCCTCCAAAAG ggcaAGATGCAAAGACCTTCAGCTGGGAGAGTTACCTGGAAAAGACTAAGTCAAGACCTGTTCCTGCACGGCTCTTCAACACA GACTGCCCAAACCATGGCTTCAAGGCAGGCATGAAGGTGGAAGCAGTGGACCTGATGGAGCCCCGGCTCATCTGCGTGGCCACAGTGAAGCGTGTAGTCCACCGTCTCCTTAGCATTCATTTTGATGGCTGGGACAATGAGTATGACCAGTGGGTGGACTGCGAGTCTCCAGACATTTATCCTGTGGGGTGGTGCGAGCTGACAGGCTACCAGCTTCAACCACCTGTTGTTCCAG AGCCCACAACTCCAGTGAAGGCCAAGGAGGTGcccaagaagaagaagaaacccTATGGAAAGAAGA gaaaaaagttaccTGCCAAAACCCGCAACATCAAGCAGACTGTCAAGAAGCCTCCTGCCACAAAGACGAAACGAGAAGCAAAAGCTGCCAGCAAAGCTTTGCCAGAGCCAGCACCTGATGAGA TCATTGCTGTGCAGGTAAAAGAAGAAACGATCGACCCCTCAGTGGCAGAGTTTGGAGCCACAGAGCTTCCTGTTCCGGTCAGCAGCATAAAGCAGGAGGTCACAGACTGA